One region of Populus trichocarpa isolate Nisqually-1 chromosome 4, P.trichocarpa_v4.1, whole genome shotgun sequence genomic DNA includes:
- the LOC18098145 gene encoding protein NLP2 isoform X1, whose translation MDDGNGPNFIPDSAFENFSGSSMDLDFMDDLLYEGCWLETADEFNFLQAGTISSSDLNDPRQYFPLFEPNSSNSNVNSHQENYQGVDELGGIGSQNQNIRSLDQSGSFPVESNELGRRLWIAPTATGPSSPVRDRLMHAIGQVKECTKDRDVLIQIWVPVKKEGKNVLTTIGQPYLLDRKCQSLASYRNVSKDFQFPADEDSKELVGLPGRVFLRELPEWTPDVRFFSGVEYLRKNHAKQFNIRGSLAVPVFEQGSRTCLGVIEVVTTTRDISYRPDLENVCKALEAVDLRSPQDFCPPSLKVCKEVCQAAAPEISKILESVCKAHRLPLALAWAPCFREGKGGCRHFDESYSYFISLVNSAYFVAERDDWGFYMACSEQYLSFGHGIVGRAFATNKQCLSTDVAAFSKTDYPLSHHAKMFGLHAAIAIPLQSSYAGSADFVLELFLPKDCRNTEEQKQMWDILPITVQQACQSWHVIMDKELEETVNKKMVVASDERFHKDESQKFASSLFKDSSKAESSWIARTVEAQQKGKGVSVSWDHTKEEPREEFKVKSQWGRTQDDTYHKQAFPAFGQFQQNSGPKSSIEAGTDSSSAGRHSLGSIKFGDKRRTKTEKTISLEVLRQHFAGSLKDAAKSIGVCPTTLKRICRQHGITRWPSRKIKKVGHSLKKLQLVIDSVQGAEGAIQMGSFYATFPELTSPNLSGNGGLPSTKTDENFKQLNPQPESGIFSAAPSALKSPSSSCSHSSGSSICCSIGVKQDTTTNNGSVSGDPLMVEDHGDVLKRTHSDAELHALNRDETKLLVRSQSHKTFGDLPSPKTLPPLPKSSSRVIRDGGGFRVKATFGADKIRFTLQPNWGFRDLQQETARRFNLDDISGIDLKYLDDDLEWVLLTCDADLEECRDVYKLSEIHTIKISLHQPAQPHLGSSLESRGPHLGSSLGTGVPF comes from the exons ATGGATGATGGAAATGGTcctaattttattcctgattcTGCTTTCGAGAACTTCTCTGGCTCTTCCATGGACTTGGATTTCATGGATGACCTCCTGTATGAAGGATGTTGGTTGGAGACTGCCGATGAGTTCAACTTTTTGCAGGCTGGTACCATATCCTCTAGTGATCTAAATGACCCTCGGCAATATTTTCCTCTTTTTGAGCCCAACAGCAGTAATTCGAATGTAAATTCTCATCAAGAGAACTATCAAGGTGTGGATGAACTTGGTGGGATTGGATCCCAAAACCAGAATATTCGTTCTTTAGACCAATCCGGAAGTTTTCCAGTTGAGAGCAATGAATTGGGTAGAAGATTGTGGATTGCACCAACTGCAACAGGACCATCTTCTCCGGTAAGAGACAGATTGATGCATGCCATAGGACAGGTGAAAGAATGCACCAAGGATAGGGATGTCCTTATTCAGATATGGGTTCCGGTGAAGAAAGAAGGCAAGAATGTCCTTACCACTATTGGCCAGCCATACTTGCTCGATCGTAAATGCCAGAGTCTTGCAAGTtacagaaatgtatcaaaagaCTTTCAGTTCCCAGCAGACGAGGACTCAAAAGAGTTGGTTGGTTTGCCTGGCCGAGTTTTCTTGAGGGAGTTGCCTGAGTGGACTCCAGATGTTCGTTTCTTCAGCGGGGTTGAGTATCTACGTAAAAACCATGCGAAGCAATTCAATATTAGAGGATCCTTGGCAGTTCCTGTTTTTGAACAGGGCAGCAGGACTTGTTTGGGGGTTATTGAGGTCGTAACGACCACTCGAGACATCAGTTATCGTCCAGACCTAGAAAATGTCTGCAAAGCTCTTGAG GCTGTTGATCTTAGGAGTCCGCAAGACTTCTGCCCTCCAAGTCTGAAG GTTTGCAAAGAGGTTTGCCAAGCGGCAGCTCCTGAGATATCAAAGATTTTGGAGTCTGTGTGCAAGGCACATAGATTACCTTTAGCCTTAGCGTGGGCCCCATGTTTCCGGGAAGGTAAAGGTGGATGCCGGCATTTTGATGAGAGCTAttcttatttcatttctttgGTGAATTCTGCTTACTTTGTAGCTGAGAGAGACGACTGGGGATTCTATATGGCTTGTTCCGAGCAATACCTCTCCTTTGGTCATGGGATTGTTGGAAGAGCATTCGCAACAAACAAACAGTGTCTTTCAACTGACGTAGCAGCCTTTAGCAAGACAGATTATCCACTCTCTCACCATGCTAAAATGTTTGGGTTGCATGCTGCCATAGCCATTCCACTACAAAGCTCCTACGCTGGATCGGCTGATTTTGTCTTGGAGTTATTCTTGCCAAAGGATTGCCGTAACActgaagaacaaaaacaaatgtggGACATATTGCCTATCACCGTACAACAGGCCTGTCAGAGTTGGCATGTTATCATGGACAAGGAGCTTGAGGAAACAGTCAACAAGAAAATGGTAGTTGCTTCAGATGAGAGATTTCATAAAGATGAATCTCAGAAATTTGCATCTTCATTGTTCAAAGATTCCTCTAAAGCAGAGTCATCCTGGATTGCCCGTACGGTGGAGGCTCAGCAGAAAGGTAAAGGTGTCTCTGTCTCATGGGACCATACAAAAGAGGAACCTAGAGAAGAGTTCAAGGTAAAATCTCAATGGGGTAGGACTCAGGACGATACGTACCACAAACAGGCGTTTCCAGCGTTCGGGCAATTTCAGCAAAATTCTGGACCCAAAAGCAGTATCGAAGCTGGCACAGATTCATCTTCTGCTGGGCGCCACTCATTAGGCAGCATAAAATTTGGTGACAAGAGACGGACCAAGACAGAGAAGACAATCAGCTTGGAAGTTCTTCGACAGCACTTTGCAGGAAGCCTTAAAGATGCTGCGAAGAGTATAGGCG TGTGCCCCACCACTCTGAAAAGAATATGCAGGCAACATGGCATCACCCGTTGGCCCTCTCGAAAGATTAAGAAGGTTGGCCATTCATTGAAGAAACTTCAACTAGTGATTGACTCAGTACAAGGTGCTGAGGGTGCCATTCAAATGGGTTCCTTCTACGCAACTTTCCCAGAATTGACCTCTCCAAATCTTTCTGGTAATGGTGGTCTTCCATCAACCAAGACAGATGAAAATTTCAAGCAGTTAAACCCTCAACCTGAGAGTGGCATATTTAGTGCTGCGCCTAGTGCTTTAAAATCCCCATCCTCATCATGTAGTCACAGTTCTGGATCGAGTATCTGCTGTTCCATTGGGGTAAAGCAGGACACAACCACCAATAATGGCTCAGTTAGCGGGGATCCATTAATGGTAGAGGACCATGGTGATGTGCTCAAGAGAACACACAGTGATGCGGAACTGCATGCCTTGAATCGTGACGAAACAAAGCTTCTCGTAAGATCTCAAAGCCACAAAACATTTGGTGACCTTCCAAGTCCAAAGACTCTGCCGCCCCTCCCAAAAAGCAGTAGTCGCGTTATACGTGATGGGGGTGGCTTTAGAGTGAAGGCCACTTTTGGAGCAGACAAAATCCGGTTCACCTTGCAACCAAACTGGGGTTTCAGGGACTTGCAACAAGAGACTGCAAGGCGTTTCAATTTAGACGATATTTCTGGAATTGATCTCAAGTATTTGGACGACGATCTAGAGTGGGTTCTTTTGACATGTGATGCTGACCTTGAGGAGTGTAGAGATGTCTATAAATTGTCTGAGATCCATACAATCAAAATATCCCTACATCAACCTGCTCAACCACATCTGGGAAGTTCATTGGAATCTAGAGGGCCACATCTGGGAAGTTCATTGGGAACTGGAGTGCCATTCTAA
- the LOC18098145 gene encoding protein NLP2 isoform X2: MDDGNGPNFIPDSAFENFSGSSMDLDFMDDLLYEGCWLETADEFNFLQAGTISSSDLNDPRQYFPLFEPNSSNSNVNSHQENYQGVDELGGIGSQNQNIRSLDQSGSFPVESNELGRRLWIAPTATGPSSPVRDRLMHAIGQVKECTKDRDVLIQIWVPVKKEGKNVLTTIGQPYLLDRKCQSLASYRNVSKDFQFPADEDSKELVGLPGRVFLRELPEWTPDVRFFSGVEYLRKNHAKQFNIRGSLAVPVFEQGSRTCLGVIEVVTTTRDISYRPDLENVCKALEVCKEVCQAAAPEISKILESVCKAHRLPLALAWAPCFREGKGGCRHFDESYSYFISLVNSAYFVAERDDWGFYMACSEQYLSFGHGIVGRAFATNKQCLSTDVAAFSKTDYPLSHHAKMFGLHAAIAIPLQSSYAGSADFVLELFLPKDCRNTEEQKQMWDILPITVQQACQSWHVIMDKELEETVNKKMVVASDERFHKDESQKFASSLFKDSSKAESSWIARTVEAQQKGKGVSVSWDHTKEEPREEFKVKSQWGRTQDDTYHKQAFPAFGQFQQNSGPKSSIEAGTDSSSAGRHSLGSIKFGDKRRTKTEKTISLEVLRQHFAGSLKDAAKSIGVCPTTLKRICRQHGITRWPSRKIKKVGHSLKKLQLVIDSVQGAEGAIQMGSFYATFPELTSPNLSGNGGLPSTKTDENFKQLNPQPESGIFSAAPSALKSPSSSCSHSSGSSICCSIGVKQDTTTNNGSVSGDPLMVEDHGDVLKRTHSDAELHALNRDETKLLVRSQSHKTFGDLPSPKTLPPLPKSSSRVIRDGGGFRVKATFGADKIRFTLQPNWGFRDLQQETARRFNLDDISGIDLKYLDDDLEWVLLTCDADLEECRDVYKLSEIHTIKISLHQPAQPHLGSSLESRGPHLGSSLGTGVPF, from the exons ATGGATGATGGAAATGGTcctaattttattcctgattcTGCTTTCGAGAACTTCTCTGGCTCTTCCATGGACTTGGATTTCATGGATGACCTCCTGTATGAAGGATGTTGGTTGGAGACTGCCGATGAGTTCAACTTTTTGCAGGCTGGTACCATATCCTCTAGTGATCTAAATGACCCTCGGCAATATTTTCCTCTTTTTGAGCCCAACAGCAGTAATTCGAATGTAAATTCTCATCAAGAGAACTATCAAGGTGTGGATGAACTTGGTGGGATTGGATCCCAAAACCAGAATATTCGTTCTTTAGACCAATCCGGAAGTTTTCCAGTTGAGAGCAATGAATTGGGTAGAAGATTGTGGATTGCACCAACTGCAACAGGACCATCTTCTCCGGTAAGAGACAGATTGATGCATGCCATAGGACAGGTGAAAGAATGCACCAAGGATAGGGATGTCCTTATTCAGATATGGGTTCCGGTGAAGAAAGAAGGCAAGAATGTCCTTACCACTATTGGCCAGCCATACTTGCTCGATCGTAAATGCCAGAGTCTTGCAAGTtacagaaatgtatcaaaagaCTTTCAGTTCCCAGCAGACGAGGACTCAAAAGAGTTGGTTGGTTTGCCTGGCCGAGTTTTCTTGAGGGAGTTGCCTGAGTGGACTCCAGATGTTCGTTTCTTCAGCGGGGTTGAGTATCTACGTAAAAACCATGCGAAGCAATTCAATATTAGAGGATCCTTGGCAGTTCCTGTTTTTGAACAGGGCAGCAGGACTTGTTTGGGGGTTATTGAGGTCGTAACGACCACTCGAGACATCAGTTATCGTCCAGACCTAGAAAATGTCTGCAAAGCTCTTGAG GTTTGCAAAGAGGTTTGCCAAGCGGCAGCTCCTGAGATATCAAAGATTTTGGAGTCTGTGTGCAAGGCACATAGATTACCTTTAGCCTTAGCGTGGGCCCCATGTTTCCGGGAAGGTAAAGGTGGATGCCGGCATTTTGATGAGAGCTAttcttatttcatttctttgGTGAATTCTGCTTACTTTGTAGCTGAGAGAGACGACTGGGGATTCTATATGGCTTGTTCCGAGCAATACCTCTCCTTTGGTCATGGGATTGTTGGAAGAGCATTCGCAACAAACAAACAGTGTCTTTCAACTGACGTAGCAGCCTTTAGCAAGACAGATTATCCACTCTCTCACCATGCTAAAATGTTTGGGTTGCATGCTGCCATAGCCATTCCACTACAAAGCTCCTACGCTGGATCGGCTGATTTTGTCTTGGAGTTATTCTTGCCAAAGGATTGCCGTAACActgaagaacaaaaacaaatgtggGACATATTGCCTATCACCGTACAACAGGCCTGTCAGAGTTGGCATGTTATCATGGACAAGGAGCTTGAGGAAACAGTCAACAAGAAAATGGTAGTTGCTTCAGATGAGAGATTTCATAAAGATGAATCTCAGAAATTTGCATCTTCATTGTTCAAAGATTCCTCTAAAGCAGAGTCATCCTGGATTGCCCGTACGGTGGAGGCTCAGCAGAAAGGTAAAGGTGTCTCTGTCTCATGGGACCATACAAAAGAGGAACCTAGAGAAGAGTTCAAGGTAAAATCTCAATGGGGTAGGACTCAGGACGATACGTACCACAAACAGGCGTTTCCAGCGTTCGGGCAATTTCAGCAAAATTCTGGACCCAAAAGCAGTATCGAAGCTGGCACAGATTCATCTTCTGCTGGGCGCCACTCATTAGGCAGCATAAAATTTGGTGACAAGAGACGGACCAAGACAGAGAAGACAATCAGCTTGGAAGTTCTTCGACAGCACTTTGCAGGAAGCCTTAAAGATGCTGCGAAGAGTATAGGCG TGTGCCCCACCACTCTGAAAAGAATATGCAGGCAACATGGCATCACCCGTTGGCCCTCTCGAAAGATTAAGAAGGTTGGCCATTCATTGAAGAAACTTCAACTAGTGATTGACTCAGTACAAGGTGCTGAGGGTGCCATTCAAATGGGTTCCTTCTACGCAACTTTCCCAGAATTGACCTCTCCAAATCTTTCTGGTAATGGTGGTCTTCCATCAACCAAGACAGATGAAAATTTCAAGCAGTTAAACCCTCAACCTGAGAGTGGCATATTTAGTGCTGCGCCTAGTGCTTTAAAATCCCCATCCTCATCATGTAGTCACAGTTCTGGATCGAGTATCTGCTGTTCCATTGGGGTAAAGCAGGACACAACCACCAATAATGGCTCAGTTAGCGGGGATCCATTAATGGTAGAGGACCATGGTGATGTGCTCAAGAGAACACACAGTGATGCGGAACTGCATGCCTTGAATCGTGACGAAACAAAGCTTCTCGTAAGATCTCAAAGCCACAAAACATTTGGTGACCTTCCAAGTCCAAAGACTCTGCCGCCCCTCCCAAAAAGCAGTAGTCGCGTTATACGTGATGGGGGTGGCTTTAGAGTGAAGGCCACTTTTGGAGCAGACAAAATCCGGTTCACCTTGCAACCAAACTGGGGTTTCAGGGACTTGCAACAAGAGACTGCAAGGCGTTTCAATTTAGACGATATTTCTGGAATTGATCTCAAGTATTTGGACGACGATCTAGAGTGGGTTCTTTTGACATGTGATGCTGACCTTGAGGAGTGTAGAGATGTCTATAAATTGTCTGAGATCCATACAATCAAAATATCCCTACATCAACCTGCTCAACCACATCTGGGAAGTTCATTGGAATCTAGAGGGCCACATCTGGGAAGTTCATTGGGAACTGGAGTGCCATTCTAA